TTCGCCCACCTCATCAGTGGATGCCACCTTGGGGAAGTGCCCAAGCACGATGCACACCTGGGCTCTGCGGATGTTTTCAGCCGTTGTTAGGCTGCATTTGCAACCTGGAAGTGGCGTTAAAGCACGTCTGGTGCTCGGTCCGAGTTGCGGACTGCTGTACGCCCGGCGGTGCCCTCCTCGCCCCCGATCACGGCCTCAGAACCCCCGCCCCAGGCCCGGCTGCGGAGACTCGGGGGGACACAGATTcagggccgcccccgccgcctcagAACCCCCACCCAAGCCCGGCTGCGGAGGTGTGGGGGACACACGCTGAGCCGCCCTCGCCGCCTCAGAACCCCCGCCCCAAGCCCGGCGGTAGCCGAGGGGGACCCGCCAGGCCCGCCTCGGCGCCGCCTCAGACCCCACGCCCAGCGGCGGACGCGGGGGACCCGCCGGGCCACCCCGCCGCTTcagagccccgctccccccggccaaGCCCGGCTACGGGGGTAGGGGGGCACACACGctgggccgcccccgccgcctcagAACCCCCGCCCCAAGTCCGGAGGCGGAAGCGGGGGGCCCGCCGGGCCACCCCTGCGGCCTCAGACCCCCTCGCCCCAGTCCGGCGGCGGCTGAGGGGGACGCGCCAGGCCGCCCTCACCGCCGACTCAAGCCTGGCGGTAGAAAGAGAAGGCGGCGGGCCGCCCCTGCCTCTATAACGCCCGCCCCAAGCCCGGCAACGGAGAGGGGGGGCCCGGCAACGGAGAGGGGGGGCCCGccagactcccccccccccccccccccaccaccaccaccaccaccaccaccaccaccaccacacttAGGGCGGGAGCTCTGAGACGGTGGTGGAACAcacgccgggccgccgccgcgccaggccccgcgcggcggagcggggcggggacaCCGTCTACCGTGAGGGGGGCAGCTGGAGCCGCCGCGCGCGCGCCGGCcgccccccctcctttcccccccgcGCGCCCCAGCCGTTACTGGTCGGCGGCGTGGGGGGAGGGGCGCCGGCGGGCGGTGCCGCGGGGTGACAGGCAGGTCTCGGCCACAGCCGAGTGCGCACGCGTCAGTtccggcggggagcgcggcgcggcgcgTGGGTAGGAaacgccgcggcggcggcggcgggggggaagagagcGCGGAAAATGGCGACGGCCGCGCAGCTGACGGACGAGGAGCTGTTCTCGGAGCTGAAGCGGCTCGGGCTCTCTCCGGGGCCGGTCACCGAGGGCACCCGGCCCGTCTacctgaagaagctgaagaagctGCGCGAGGATGAGCGGGCCGGAGCTCACGGCGGCGCCGCCAACAAGACCcggaacagcaacaacaataacacggcgGCTGGAGCGACGGCGCTgggcggaggcggcggccccgggcgggcggccccgggcgtGGGTGCGCGGCTGGTGGGCGCCGAGCCCCCCTACCTCCCTGGGGCTGCCGCCGGGAgcggccggggccgcgcagcACCCTCTGCCGGGGGCGGCAAAGTGCTGCTGGGCTTCAGCTCGGACGAGTCGGATGTGGAAACCAGTCCCCGGAGCCAGGCCGGCgccggcagcaggagggagcgggCTTCACCCCTCTCCCGCGGCCTGAGGCCCGCCGCCCCCTACGGCGCCTGCGGCGTGAGTAACAGCTCCCCCCCGGAGGAGGCGGCCCGGCGGAAGCCCAACGCCTGGTGGGGGGCGGCGGCCAGgagaccggcggcggcggcggctcagGGTGTGAGGGAGCCCGGGGACGGCGccgaggaaggaggggaggaggacgacgaagaggaggaggaagaggagagcgaGCAGCAGCGGTGGAAGAGCCGGACCGTGAACGGTAACCGGCTCCTCTCCTACGGCGGCAGCAGGGACAAGTACTCCgactcggaggaggaggaggaggaggtgggggcgAGGGCCAAGCAGCAGGTACCCAAGGAGGAGTCTGCAGTTCGCCGGCCCAGACGGAGCCTCAGCAAGTCTCCGGCTCCATTCATAACAAGCAAATGCGCTGCAGCCGGCGCTGGCGTGATGGAGACGGGCCAAGAAAGGGCTGGCGGAGGCTGTGGTGCTGGTGTAGTCGTAACGAATgacagggcggcggcggcggaggcggctgCTGCCGGGAGTCTAGACAGGGGCAGAAatcaggaggaggaggcggcggcggtggcggcggggggaggaggaggatgtgaaaATCTGGACTCTAGTCCTCCCAGCCCCAGATACCGCCTTGGCCTACCTAAGAAATCCCCTGCAGTATTGTTGCTGCCACCATCGCTCACGGACGCGGACAGCAGTAAAATCACTGACCCTCCAGGCACCATTAGGAAAGCGACCAATAACCATGTTCTCAGCGGTGCTGCTGGTAGCTATCATGTTGAATCCAGGATCTATTCAGCTACTAATAGCCTTCCCCCGGGTGGAACAACCTCCTCCCTTAGACTCAACCACTCCAATCATACGGGTTCAAATCATACCTACCTGAAAAACACCTACAAGAAGAATCTCTCAGAGCCCGAGGAGGAGCTTCTGCAACAGTTCAAAAGAGAGGAGGTATCCACCACTGGAGGCTTCAGTGCACATTACCTGTCCATGTTCCTCTTAACTGCTGCATGCTTGTTCTTTCTGATACTGGGATTCACATACCTGAGAATGAGAGGTTCTGGAGTAGCTGAGGATGTGGGAGCCAACAGTAAGTATTAGGTGAAGGGTAAGAGCAGTTTCTTTCTGCAACTGGGTATACAACTGTTAATTCACCTTTGTGTTCCCAGACCTCCCTTACTGAGCAGTTCTGGGTTCCACCTTGGTATAATCTTTCTGTATAGGATGGAGAACAGAGAATCTGTCTTTCCTTAAGTATATACCTTGCAAGCTGGTATAATAGGCTTGCAAAACATTTGAGGATGAACTCAAATCCTGTCATTACCTGCTGTAATTTGTTGATACCTTGTTTTCTAGCACGTTTTCTTGACAAAGcaattttatgtgttttgttcAATATAGCAGATACATAGTTAATAGAGAATTGACGAAGTGAGGCTTTATGCTAATCTCACAGAAGTAATCATGCACATTTAGATATCTAGGATTTCTGCAGGGCTAAGATTTGACTGTAGTTGTTGGGTAATAAAGCAGGTCGTTTTCATTTATGTGTGGAGGCTTGAAAGGGATGATGTTATGCACTACAACAAACTTTGCAGTGAGTGCTAAACCTGTTGTGTATTGTTTTCTAATAAGTGCTTTTGTTCTAAATTTAGCTGAGAGTATGTTTATACATGAAATACTGTTGTGCTTTAGTTTGAATTTCAGagcattctttttcttcaaatccTGAATTACTTGGGAGCTTCTTTAATATGTGAAAGTAGCTTCTTGGAATGGATTTAGAAACTACCATTTTCTATTCACAAAGCATACGAAAATGGAAACGTACCACCTAAGGGTGGTGATTCATGCTAATTCAATTCTTGTCTGCTCTGAAATGGACAGAGGAGATTCtaacatcagaaagaaaaatcatgctGTTGCTGTCTTAATTTCTCATTaggaaaaattatgcaaaaagcTAGTTTTGGGATGTGAGAGCGTTAAAAGGTTCTTGTGGACTTGCATTTTTCTTGAAATGATTGAGGAAGgcgtgtggggtgtgtgtgtatgcatgtatttCTTTGTGCAGATAGTAGAGGATTTATATACTCGTGTAGGCGCATATACAGTGCCTTGTAAGGAGTGATCCCACTGTTAGATTGGGATCTGCTAGATGTTACAGGGCAGAAATAGCAGTGTGggctgttttttggttttgctttttttttttttcttctttcaccctTTTGAATGCTATTCATTATGTTATGATAGCAGACTTGTTCTTAATTCTGTTGTGAGCTCTTTGGCTGGGAGAGTAAAGGATGTGGTGTTTAGGAAGGACAGTAGCATTAAGGACTTAAGCTTTTGCAATGGTTTCATTGGTGTCCACGTGGCTTCTAACTACTGCTCAGTCTTGTTTTTTGGGAAGGTGGTGAACATATGCAGGTGGCCTAAAATTAGATACAGTGTAGTGTGACGATTGGGACTACTCATACTCATATTCTGTCGTTAACTTCTGGCCATAACTGCTAGAGACATATCAATTTTCTTAGGTACTGATAAGCTGTATAATTCTACTAATGTGTATTagatggtttggtttgtttccccTAGTCTagaaatctgattattttaataGGGGAGAAGGTGTTTCAGCCTATTGTTACAAACTTTCTGACTGGTTGAGTTCAAACTCGCCTGCTGTGCTGATTGATAAAGGTGAATGTCTCAGATATGCAGATAGCAATAATACTGTGAAAAGAAATCCACTCTGAACTTTTTATCTTGGAAGAAAACTTTTTGAATGTGTGAACTTTCCTATAGAGCATGTGGGGTCACTCTGAGCATATTGCTCTTAAAAAGTTAACCCACTTGGAACCGATACACAGGGAAAATTGTTCTCTTCTGCCCTTTTGCTTAGGTTGGGCTGCCCAGCCAAAGTTCTGGTAGCCCAGTGTTGCTTGGTAGTTCAACTAAGCCAGTTCTTGGCCTGTTCTTATTCGTTCCATTTTCAGTGGAACTCCTGAAAGTGGCTTTTCTGAAGAATTGTTCTGGCAGTGGCACTCGCGTTTCATCTGTCCTCCTTCCTCACAGCCCCGGGCTTTGCAAAGTAACAAATGGGAACAGGGGGAAGAAGCAAACAGCAGGTTTTGTGGCTAGCTCCTTTGATAGGAAGAGGagcatgctgctgcttttaagtAATGTGGGAATGAGAAGGGAATTACCTTGCCCATATGCTCAGCACGTGCTCACTAAATTCTTCTTCCTCAAATGGgcatcagaaatgaaaatatggtAGGTCTGTAGAACAGGCAAGAACAGACAAGACAGGCCAATAAAGACTGCtactgggaagggaaagaaaccTATCATCTCTTAGGTGCTTCCCTAAGCTTAAACATCATCTAAGTGAGTCCCTTGGCTCTTAAATGCTTATGTGGGTGTATTGTCTGTTTTCTTCATAGAAGCAGAGCTGATtcatacattttttattaaaaaataatggtgTATCTCAAGAAACAACATTTCCGTTAAGTGATTGGACACAgagctttttctgtcttttagatGGCTGTAGGTAAGATTCCGTTGGCTGAGAGTGATTTGATTGTGGAAAAACTCAGTTATTTTCAACTTCAAACTATTATCATAAAAGGCTTTAGGATTCAGTGGAGTTGCACTATACCTGTGTCTGTAATTACCATCATTACTGTGAGAAAACAAAGAAGTTATTTGGATATTTGGGTGACTTCTTGTTTTAACTTTGCAGGGAATGATGCACAATGACCTTAACATTGGTTGTCTTAATTGTTCATTACCTAAAATGAAATTCAATCAAAATAAAGTAGTGTTATGTGTGTGACATTGAAAAGTATTTATCACCAAGTACACCCAATATCAGCACTTGCAATATTTGTCAGGCTATCATCTGAGAACAGAGGAGGTACGTGTAATGGGAGAAGCTTAAAGCTAGATGATGGGGTTGAATTTAGGCCAGATAAAATAATATAGATGAGAAGTGGTAAACAGAAAACCTCAGAAGAGTAATATCAGTTATACCATGCATAATGTTCAAATGATTTATTCAGAGCTCTAAAATAGCTATGAAGTGCTTTAGGTTTTTTGCATATGTGGCATAAAATGTTCAAAGACGAATCAGAATTGGGCTAATTCTTCTGTGTCTAACCTACATATAGTCACTCGAGGTAAGGCTTTTATGCATTTATCTGTCTAAAATCCAGATAAATATCTATGGGACTTTTCCTAAAGCATCTTAAACCATTGAAATTAAACTGCTCCTTAACCTTACATGAAAGACCAACTAATGCATAAGCACCTATTGTGCTTGCTCTCTCTGACAGTGTTGTATGTGAAAAAGATCAGTTTGGGCTTGCTGCTAGTAACCTCATGCATGCGGCTCTTGCTGTAGAGCATGTTTTCCTTGCACCTGCTCTCAAAATACCATGGAATTGTATCAACTTCTTGCCAAGCCAGCATAGTATTTTGTCAGGAAAATAGTAGATTTGACTTCTTTCTACTTCCTAGGGCTCTTCAAACCCTGAAGAGTTGTGTATCTCTCCCagcttctttggttttgttttgtgatgTTACTCTGAGCATCTCAAGTGGCTGCTCCTGGGAGTTagttctaaaattatttttcatggaaaGTTGATAATGATGTCAGATCAGTAGAGGTTGCTTTCAGGTCTGGTTTGCTTTCTGAAAGATGAGGGCACTAGTACAGGTGCTGTTTAAGGTTGTAATCTGAAATAGGTTGCATTTAAGTTACTCTCACTGCTTCTGCTCCAGTACTTTGCCCTGGAAGTGGTTGATgtagcaaaacaacaacaaaaaatgtaatCTTGAAACTTTCAGGTAGGTCTTGTTTAGTATTTTATGCTCTTATTGGGAGACGCTTTTCAAAGTGACATAACTTGCTAGTAATTTTGGTCTTTCTATGACACTTGTTACAAAACAACTGCTAGGCGGATAATCCTTACTATATTTGTTACAACTCGTGTTTTTTTTACTTCAGGGAGACTTATCCGTTGCATATATTTCAAGTGGAAGCTTACTCAAATCACAATTATAAGAGTTTAATTCTGTTCCATTATTGTTCCTTTGTTCTCGGCTTCTAAATCTCTCAGGCATTAAAACGTCTATGAAATTTTTATgtaaggaatttaatttttaagaagttagACTTGCTGTATAAAAGATGAGATGACGACTGTTACGCTCACAGACCTGCAAATTACTATTAAAGTGCTGTGATATTTCACAGATAACTGTTACAAATCTACTGGCCTTCTAAGATCACCTTCTCGGAAGAGTTTATTGTCTTGACAGTGTTGGcttcaatgaaagaaaatgaatatagGATACAAAATATTTGTAGAAGAGAAGATAGTAAAGGGAGGAAGCAATATTAATTAAAAGATGGGGAGAGTTCCTGTGTTGTGTGGCTATTAATGTTGCTTGTTCTTTGCAAGCAATACTCTGACTTGTATTTGACAATATAACAACTTCTTTTATTGACATATTAGCGTATAGCTCTGTTTCACTTTGTGTATTGCTTTAAACACTAGTTAGCAATTATTTCTCTTCTAGGTGATACAAAAGAAAATCCTGATGTGTATCTTAAAGACTAACTAAGCTCTCTTTTAGCTGATCTTGTGTGGTTTGTTGAGTTTTGGATCAAGATCAGTAGATCAGAAAAACCCTAGGCTGCCTTCATAAGGTAAAGCCAGACAGAATAATTATATTTCCTTAGGATTTTTGACACTTTAAAACTCTAGTCTTCCTTATGGTATATCAGAAATAACTCTTAAAAATGAGGAACAAATTTGTCCAAGACTTGAACCTAGGCAAGTCCAAATAATTGCACATAGTGCCTAGAAGATGATAAACAGTCTGTTTACCTTTGCAGCAGATCAGTAGTATAAATATGGAAATTACTCATccatatttgaaacaaaaatggtGCAACTTGAGTCTGTTTTCTAAGGAGATAATGGTGTTTGATACTTTGTTCAGAATATTTAGAACTAACTTGGCATTCATACCTtaaatttgctgctgtttgcagatgTGCACAAAACTTTCCATATGCCTTGACTTTAGATATTCTTACAATGATATTTTTTCAACATTACTGTTGTAAGCTATGCTTTTTTGTGAAGTAAGTCATGAGAAATCAGAACTAAAATTACTTGGCTGGGGGATCAGGGTTGCAGAAGAGCTCTGGCAGGATCTGTTTTCACTAGCTGTCAAAAACTAACCAAAAGCTTGCACTTCATTCCATAGTGCGTGGTAGTTTTCCCAAAAGAAAATTTGGGTTCTGATGTGAGAAAATTAAGGGTGATCTAGGATCTCAAAGCAGATCTAGTTGCAACTTTTCCATGTTTACATTGCTTTGACTCCATGCAGGTGTGGCCTCTTTGTACAGCTGACTGGTCAGATGAGACACCGCTTGAATGTTGTTTCACGATTTGTACAGTTTTTCGATACGGGCAAATGAAGGCTTTGGGTTCACACATCTCTAGTCTGAGGTGTTGCTAGCATTCTGTCCTAGAAACTTCAGGGATTCTGTAGAAGTCTGGCCATTCAGTAAGTTGCTCAGCCCAGCTGTGGGAGTTGAAGGGAAATGTAGGTAAAGGAGATGGAAGATTGAATCAAGTATACTTAGATTACTTGAGCACACCATGGCATGAATAAGAAATCTGTCTTCACCAAGAGGTACTGTTTGTAATTATGAAAAATAGTATGTCCTCAAACTGCTGTACTTTGTTTTTGgtgtctccttttctccagtatCCTTATCATTGTCGCCTCTTCCCTGCTACTGTGCTGTACTTTCCACAGTGCAATTcagttctgtgtttctgttctgctgtgtCTTTACAGTCTTCAGTGGAGAGTGAGAGGGTCAGGACCAAGTGAGTGTGGATGCATGCTAAATTTGAAATGGGCAAATGTGGTGTGCCTGTTGGGCCTAGTTTGTTGGAGGAGACGTGCTGTTATGTCTGGTGTTTGCACGGATGAATTCTTTTTACAGAGGAAAGGATCAAATTTTCTGCTTACTGAGGGTCATATTGTAACACAGGTATCTTGATTAAAGCTGCCTTTTTAGAGTCCTAAATTCCTTTAGCTACTTTAAATGAACCTTGAGTGACAGACTGAATTGATATCAAAGGCTCTTTAATGTGGGGAGGAACAAAGGTGggggcttaaaaagaaaggtcTAACATTGAATTAAGTGGCATTAAAACTTACGAAGTAGTCTACAAGATCCATTGAATTCTAGTGATGCTGTGCCAGATAAGTAAGAAATAGGTCTGTTAACAAATGAAGGGTTGTAGGCCAATTCCTAGGTCAGTTTTTCCTGTCTTAGAAGGCTGTTTACTTAAAAATTGGAAGAtggcttgttaaaaaaaattaatgtacaAACTAAAGCTTCCTTCATACTGCCTTTATTCACTTAAGTCTTACTACAGACTGTATATACAGGTCACATCCCCTTAACCTTTTCTTTATTGAAAAAGTACGAGAAACTTTTATACTTGGGACTCACAGCATCTTGGGTAAGTGCAACATCAGCCCGTCCTGGCTAGGCAGTCAACTGAACACAACTTCATCACAAGAGGACTGCTGGGATGAGTTGGATAAGTGTAGTGTTATTCCAGACTAgatcttaattttccttttctccacagaaaagtatttctttgaaGGTCAGTTAAATCTCTGAGTTGCTTGTTGGAGAAGCTTCAGGTTGTCCACTGACTTCATAACTGCTTATGTTAGTCTTTGGGTATTTTCAATAGGCTGTGTATCAAAGCCACTCACCTTAACCATCTGTCCCCTCAATACTCATCATTATACAATAAAACATTCCCCAGCACACTCATTCAGTAATACTTATCCCAGTGTCTGTTCAGTATCATCAAGCTGCACAACATGAGCCCCTCATGTCTAGTATGTCCATATCGCAGAGCACAACTTCATCAAACAAATTTTTGTGTGTGGATATTGTTGGTCATAGAGAACAGAAGTCCAGCTAGAACTAATCTGAAACCTGTCAATAGATATTGAGCAATGGAGCATTTACTATGAATGGGGAGTTTCAAATATCAGAAGGCAgaagtgtgacttttttttttttgttagcgtTGCCTGAGACAGCTCTTGGTTATGGTGGtttgctgttgtttctttaaTTCCCAGGATGTTTTCTGGTAAATGGTAAAACATTCATCATGAAATTTTCTGTTCATCTCTGGCATTTGACCTATATCTAAAACTTCAGTGggctgtttgttctttttcaggtGTCATGCTTCAGACAACTAAAGAGGGTATTTGTTAATTTTGTTGAGTGACAGATTGGGTGGTGCATGTGTGACAAACCCCTGAAAGGCCTCTTTCAGACCATGGAAATCCACAGTCAAACTGAATTATTGGGGAAGGGCCAGTCTTGCTTGTGCTGTTTCTCATTCTTGCAAATTCCTTGGAAAGAGTTTACTGTTACTTTGTAAATAAGAGAAAATGACTTATGAAATTCCTTGGTGGGATCTTGAAAAGGAGAATATGATGTCAGATTCATCCTAGTCTGTTTCTGTATTGTTTTGCACCTGATGTATGATCCAAGGAAGCTGCTGTAGGTGAGAGGTATAGTGAACTTCAAGGAAAAGGTtgaaaaggctctttttttttttttttcttcttttttttgttgctgtcaaAGGGACTTTATGCTGTCCTGGAAAGACTTTGCCTAGCTAAGATAACGAGGTTAGAGATGGAGATCTCTTTCTGGAGAAGGAACTAGTctctcttttgggttttgtttctcttaTGTGAAAGCATGTGAAGTACTGCTTATCCAAAAGCAGTTTTGGACAAAGATGTTCCTAAATCGCTGTGGGAAATAGGGCATCTGAGAACATATCTAAAGGATATGTTCATGTTTGGGTAGTTTATATAACAGCAAACATGTTCATTTTGATataaactcagaaaaaaatggagtGTTGAGAACAACTGAAAGTGCCATGCTGTTGTACTGTCTGTACCGTGTCTTTTGTAGTTTTTCGTTTCTCACTGAAAGCCGGAAATGCCAACCTAAGTACTCCTGAGAGCTCACTCATTCAGAATGGGCAGGTGTATATATACAGTCTGACTTGGTGATCCTAGGTGTATTATGACCAGTGTCGCTTAAGTTTGACTTCCATCAAAGGTACTCCTTGCAGAAACACTGTAGACATTTTTTAGCTTGTTCACATTGAGCACTAATGTGTCTGTGTATTTTGGAATTGGACAATGCAGTGgctaatgtatttttttgattTATAACTTTTAATACGTTTTTTTCTCTTGACCTTCATATAAAGGTGCTGCTTATGAACTAAAAAATGTGCAGATTGAGTACAAGTGCACATGAAGTAGgggggcaaaaaaccccaatgggATATTAAATCCAGACTTGTGTTGTTCTGCTGTGTAGGATGCATAGTATTAAAATCATTCCTCTGGAGGGAGAGCACACTCAAGGGAAATCACATGAAAGTAGCAGCCCTGGGAAGGAGCTGTCTGGTGATTTGGGGACCAAAGGCCACAGAGGGTCTGCCTGTCCCTTCTGGAAGGGAATGAATTGGCATGTGATGTTCTTTGACATTCAGGGGATGGGAACGTACTGAGCTTCTTAAACAAACCTTGGCATCAGACTACATGTTCAGCTATGCTTCCTTAAGCATGAGAAATAGTTTGAGGAAGGAAAGTTAAGATCTTGTTTTGTAAACTTCGTTTTATAGTTTAAGCACTTAGCTTCGTACTACTGTGTAGTGACTTACATACTAGAGAGTTCTCGTGTATCTACAAATAGCCAGTGGTGTGGTAAGGTTTTGTTGTCCGCAGTGTTTGAGATCTCAGTGAGAGTCACTTCTTCCTTTCCATCccctttttttgctgtttctgcgTGGCAGATGAGTTCCTTGCCAAGACAGGTTCTTCTCCTCTGTAGATCCACCTGGATAAGGGAAGTGCACACAGTACTACTAGAAGATTCATCAGGTTAATCCATGAGATGATGATGCAACCCTTTAACTAATAGGTGTAACCTGTTTAATTAATAAACAATTGTGATAACAATATTGAAAGTCTTAGTTCAAGCAGACTCTTCAGCTGAGTATAGGAGCCAATGGCaaggtgtgtgtgtatatatataaggaCAATGGTGATGTATGGCGGTGTGGTAGTCCAGTTGTTCcttcagataatttttatttgaaCCAGACAGTTTATGCTATCGAACAAGTGCAGCTGGTATGGTAGACAGCCTGGAAGGTTAGCCAACTCTTTAGAGTCTTAGTCCAGCTGAGTAAAAATGGAAGTTACTGAATATTGCCTACTTTTATTAATTTCCAGTCAGGTGGTGCTATGTCTTACTGCTGAGCTCATAtaatcatagagttggaagggacctctggagatcatctaatccaacccccctgccagagcagggtcacctagagcaggttgcacaggaacgcgtccagg
Above is a window of Larus michahellis chromosome 1, bLarMic1.1, whole genome shotgun sequence DNA encoding:
- the LEMD3 gene encoding inner nuclear membrane protein Man1, with the translated sequence MATAAQLTDEELFSELKRLGLSPGPVTEGTRPVYLKKLKKLREDERAGAHGGAANKTRNSNNNNTAAGATALGGGGGPGRAAPGVGARLVGAEPPYLPGAAAGSGRGRAAPSAGGGKVLLGFSSDESDVETSPRSQAGAGSRRERASPLSRGLRPAAPYGACGVSNSSPPEEAARRKPNAWWGAAARRPAAAAAQGVREPGDGAEEGGEEDDEEEEEEESEQQRWKSRTVNGNRLLSYGGSRDKYSDSEEEEEEVGARAKQQVPKEESAVRRPRRSLSKSPAPFITSKCAAAGAGVMETGQERAGGGCGAGVVVTNDRAAAAEAAAAGSLDRGRNQEEEAAAVAAGGGGGCENLDSSPPSPRYRLGLPKKSPAVLLLPPSLTDADSSKITDPPGTIRKATNNHVLSGAAGSYHVESRIYSATNSLPPGGTTSSLRLNHSNHTGSNHTYLKNTYKKNLSEPEEELLQQFKREEVSTTGGFSAHYLSMFLLTAACLFFLILGFTYLRMRGSGVAEDVGANIKNSFSEELQKITEDEISLMMNSLYALHDKLAQVAGEHECGSSIQRNLTVQEAAAYLKNLDPEYESVLNRALEWILNSAEDVGIKCLSSDPNEMDVTNVTDVKYLESTSPKMSFRCRFRRAFVNVTHRLSILLLGIAMVWGVLHYMKYRWAKEEEETRQMYDMVVKIIDVLRSHSEACSENKDLQPYMPILHVRDSLIPLQDRRKMRKVWSRAVDFLAANESRVRTETRRIGGAEFLVWKWMQPSAACDKILVIPSKVWQGQAFHLDRRNSPPNSLTPCLKIRNMFDPVMEIGDHWHLAIQEAILEKCSDNDGIVHIAVDKNSREGCVYVKCLSPEYAGKAFKALHGSWFDGKLVTVKYLRLDRYHHRFPQALTCNTPLKPSNKHMNSMSHLRLRTGTTNSQGSS